The region gttcggtctcgaaggggggagagatgtgacgaactgggcctgttctcacggtggtctgtgaatgctgacgggagtgttctgggatagtctgcattgcaggatgggatctgcccgagggcgcatacctgagtgtgtaacatgagaacccaggaaggggttgaaggggaggcgactccttagcccgggaaactgaacaaaggctgtgggaggggtcgctgaagggagagtgctggaagcaggcagggagagagggctgtggggcagagatggctctgacctcccaaggggggctgggctgggatgcccggggaccccaagatggacctaactgagggggtccctgttgtctgtgcctgcaagacctgtcttggactgtattcctgtcatccaaataaaccttctgctttactggcgggctgagagtcatggtgaatcgcaggaagccgggggtgcagggccctgagtcccccaatactccgtgacacaagCCACCACCACCCACGAAACCCAACAACCGAACTGGAGCAGAGCGTCACGGCCCACGGGAGTCAGGACGTGTgcgccacaggcagagaacaggaaggCCTGAGACCCCCACAGTGGCCAGGAATTGATGCAGGATTCTGGCCacaggctggggaggagctggcagAGGGTCTCCCCTCCATTAGTGCCCTGTAAGGTGGGGCATTTCCCCCCCTGACAGGTGGGGGGTTCGGAGTTCACGGGTACCGGACTCACTGCTCTGCACCTAGCGCCAGCCCCTGGGTGCGGAAATCCAGCCCATGGGCGACTGGTGGCCCACTGGCTTCTATGCTGCTACTCACAGCTGACAatacagaggggcagcccagggcggCTCCAGGTCCTGGCATGTCCTGCCAGCCAAGAATACGACGTGACCGGCCAGTCaccttccagccctccatttctaGGCCTCTAATCACAGCAcaggcagcccccaccccaccatgccaaccccctcccccagagcggTAACAAAGCCAAGCTGAGGAGTGCATCCCGAAGTCATGGGCTCGTCTCCCGCACCGGCAGCCCCTGGCACGTGCAGTCTCTCTCAGCCTGCTCCATTTTgcactgcccctgctctgcctgaacAGCCTGTTCCACCCCGTGCCAGCGAGcgccccacgcccccagcccctgcccagcagcGTACCAGGAAAGGCGAGGGTGCGCTGTGTTCCGAGATGTCGAAATAGGTCACGTCGACGGGTAAGGTGGCGTGTTGGGGGCAGTAGGAGCCGCTGGCCCCAATCTCCGCGGTGAACCCTTCAATCCTGCCCGACGGGGCGAAGCGCCCCTTCAGGATGGACtcctggggagaagagaggagggaaGGGCGCAGCCCTCACGTGCCAATTCTGCTGCTAACCCGGAGCCTGGCCTCTCTGCGCTCCAGTCCCAAGCCAGCAGGGTCCTGCCAGGACTgtgccctgcagcccagccctaTGGGTACACTCACGGTGGTATCCCAGCGACCTGACCACTTCCATCGGGGATCTTACGGTAGTGCCCGTCCGCACAGGCTCCGAGCACGCCCGTGGGCATTAAAGACCCAGGGCACTCTGCGCAAGTCAGGTCCTGGGAGAATCTACACGACTCCTCCTGCATCCCTCTTCAGTTTCAGCTTGATGCAGGATGCTTTCGTGTCCTGGCCCAGACTGGGGGGTAgggttgctgtgcactgttaaacagctgctgcacttTGCCCCAGAGGTGGTGGCACTGCAGCAGTGGGAGTGGCCCGTGCACTGCAGGGTGTTGTGGACGTGTGTCCATAAAGCACCTCCAGGAGGAGAGACCACAGAAGGCCACAGATTCAACGTGGACTTTAATCCCCCAGCGTCCCAGACCCAGCTGGGGGCAGTAAACCCAGCAGGCCAACTAGGACAGAGCTCTCAGCGAGAAACGGGAACTAGACTTCCCCATCCTTGGGCTGCTAGCTCTCAAGGGCAGCCGGAGCCTGGAGGCTTCTTTAGCCACAAGAGGTGAAGCTTTCAATGTTGtaccccccactccagccacctGGCCTAAGCCTGTCCCAtacacctccctcccccgaggGCCCACGAGGCTGCCAGCGAGGGAGCCAGTCAGTGCCCAGGGGGCTGCTGTTTCTGATGTGGGCACCTGCCCCTGGAGCTGGGCTGAGGCCAGCCTGTCTGATGGGCCGTGCCCTGCGCCAGGAGCAGGGGAAGAGAGGGCGAGTGCCAGGCCGGGGAAATGCTGGGGCAGACTGCGGCTGTAAGGTCAGTTCTGCAGCAGCCTCTCCCCTCATCCGACCTGGGAAGGGCAGAGACCTGGGGGACGGGGCAGCCCAGCCTGGGATCTCATAGGGCCAGGAGCGCCCTCACACACACTGCCTGCTGGGCCGAGCTGTCCCTCAGGGGCACGCTCTGAAGCACAGACCCCGGGGACACGCTCTGAAGCACAGACCCCGGGGACACGCTCAAGACCACGACAGCACcacggggagggagaggaacacGCAATTCCCACCCTAGGAGCCACACAAAGGCAGCCAGTACCCTAGGGGGGCTCAGTCCCCTCCCATCCCAGAGGGGCTTTCTCCCCCGTCCCGGGCCCTGGGCCTCCAGGCTGTGGTTACCTCAAAGTTCCCCAGCAGAGCATGGCTGATGGAGGTGGTGGCCCAGGAAGCTGCAGAGGGCCGGGTGCCCACAGGCCCCTTCCGGAGACTGCTGCGGAGATGTCTCCTTCAAAGAGAAGGCAGCATCAGTGCTGGTCTCGGGCAGCCTCGGGCTCCCACTCCCGTTGTCCCCAGAGGGTCACCTGCCCCTGTCACTGGACCCCCCGAGCGCACAGCTCCCCACAAGAGGCAGGCAGGATCCACCCACCGGCTACCGAAGGGTCCAAGGGACTccaggtgggaggggggctggggagggtctgTGCGGATGCACCCTGTCCCAAACAGAGGGTCTGGGCATGGGAGGGCAATCGCCCCAGGAACCAACCCCTGCGCCAGGGAAGAGAGGGGCAGCCCCCTCGCCCACCGTGCCCGGGGCCCCCGTGGCTTTGCCCTGACCCCGGCAGGGGCACGAGGCAGCTCAGGACACTCACGATTTCAGGCGCAGCCCACGCTTTAGCCGTCGCCCCACCGCCGTGCCACCTGCTGAGCTCTAGGGAGACAAGAGGCCGAAGAGCTGTATTAGGGGCAGCAAACGGGCCAACTCCAGAGCACCCACCAGCCCTCTCCCAGTCCAGGGCCCGCACCCACCAGCTCTTCCCATCACACACGTCAGCACCTGCCTGTCCCAGCTGGCCCCGAGAACACCCTCTCCTCCCTCAAGCAGCTCTACCGACAGGACACCGGACTGTCACTCATGTCCTGTGCGCACCATAAAGCAGCCGCCACGTTCcactcagaggtggctgcatggtgGTGTCTGCTGggcccactccccgccccctccctagATGAGAGAGACAGGGGGAGAATGGCCAGGGGCTGGCACTGGGGCTGCCTTAGTCCTGAGTGACCATCCCTGACTGCCCATTAGAGCTACaagctcccccatcccctcagaGTCCCCACACCAAACTGCAGTCTCCCACACCCCTTCcgcctcccccctccacacagggACCAGGTCAATGCAGCAGGGCTCCCAGAGCAACAGAGACGTCGGGGACCTCCCTCTCCAGGCCCACCCCTCAGGCCCTGCACTCTATTCTCCAGGGCTGGGTCCAACCCTGGTTCTCTCAGTGGCATGAGAGACACCTCATTCCCCCTCTTCGCTTCACCCCGTTATTCCAGGAGTCCCCTCCTGGGCATTACCACAGCCCATGGCTACGCCTACCTCAGCCACCAGCAGAGGCcacggctcctgccagccagaccATGGAGCCACTGGAAATCTCCAGCTAGGGAATCCACCGCCAGGGCCAGAGGGGGAGATTTAACCCTTGCCTCTCTTTGGGTGGACGGTGGGCTTACCCCACCGATCCCAAGGGGCTTTCCGTGAActctgctgctcccaggagcctgtgTCAGGCACCAAGGACAGCCAAGGCCCCGGCAGGGCATGTCCCAGGTGCAGGCCCAGCCGAGAGTGTCTGACAgttcccctcctgcctccccgggcacgcacgcacacacacacacacagacgggGAGCTGTCAGTGTCCCAGCCCCACCGGCTGCAGGCATACCGGCAATGTATCAACAGGCCCAGCGCCCCGTGAGCCGGCACAGCTCTGACAGGTACTTCCCCCAAGCTGGCCAGAGCCCTGGACCACACATTTGCAGGGCAAGCAAAGGCACTAGGACATCGTCAGCATGCAGCTGGACTCGGAACGCCCCCCATTCacctacacacacagagaacacatCCCCAGGGCCGACGCTGCAGGCAGGCCTGGAATGACACTTACCAGGCGGGGCCCTGGCATCTCTGGGTCACTAGCCAGTCCCAGGTGATTCATGCCAGGTCCCCAGTAATGCCCAGCAGACACAGCTGCGTGACccaccttccccacagccagCAGCCCCTGGGCCGAGCCCTGAGAGGCTGCGGGCAGCCAAACCTGGGCTGAGCTACCAGCTGGGAGTGGCCGACCCCCTTTATAAAGGGCACTCGCCTTTCTAGGCATTTTACCTTCTGGAAGAGACACAAAAGGGCAGCACAAAACAGAGCCACGAGCCAGCCAGCACCCAGCCTGTGTGAAAGGGGGGTGAAGGTTCCAGGGTGCTGGACAATAGGCGGCTGCCTGGAATGGGGtggagagcagggctggaggggagcaCTCTgagagcggggggctggggggctgggaaacGGCTCCGATAAGGAACAGCCAGGGAGTCGGGAACGTCGCTGGGCTGATGGGGACGGGCGCGAGGCTGTTCACACCTCAGAATGCCCAAGGATTGCAATCGACACGTGCCAGGCTGCAacgggcagcagcagggcagaacgGAGGGGAGATGTGGTTAGCTGGCCTCGTGCTCCTGACAAGCACTAGGGTGCGTGTGCCCAGCACATATGTTAGTGTATGTGTCAGGCGTGTTTGCGTGCATGCCAGCTGGGGGCAGAGAACACATCAGTCCTCGCACCAGCACATCTATCCCCCGGCCTCAGGAGTCACGGCCAGCGACAGGCCTGCCAGAGATGGGGGCGCCTGTCCACTCAGCACCACCTGACAGGGAGACGCTAGTGAGCTGGATGGAGAGGAGACGACAGCCTGGCCACCCTGAGCATAGGAGGGAGCAGCTGGACTGGCAGGGAGCAAATCTGGGACGGGAAGCACGGCCGAGGACTCAGGCTGTCCCCTGGCAAGGGGTCTCCGggcccccttcccacactccggGCACAGCACGGTCACACCCCCCCAGGGCACCTGAGCCTCTGCCTGGCACCGCACAGACGGCGGGAGAGGCAGTCctggcctggggaaggggggccTCTCTCTGCACTCCTGCCCCGGGGCAGCCAACCCCCACAACAGGCACCTGCAGGGGCGACTGTGCCCAGCCCACAGCGCAGAAGCCCACCAGGCACTGGGGTGCCAGGACAGGACACACCTTAcagtccagccccttccccagctccctacTGACCCGACACCGCCCTTCCACAGCGTCCTACCAATGGCCCCCACCCCATCAGCGAGCCCCTCACTGGCTTCCCATTCgctcaccccttccccagctcctctaagGCCCACCattcccgccccagccctgcaggaggcGCTCACcttggctcctggaagcaggtgGTTCCAGAAGGGGGCGCCCTTGGCGTCGGTGCTGCGGCAGGCAGTCAGGATGGGGTGGCACAGCGGGACCCTCTTCTTCCTCGCCGGCACCACGCTCTCGTCTTCCGAACACGAGTCTGCCACGCCTTCGCCCGAGGGCAGCAGCTTCCTCTTAGCCGCGCAGCTGCCCCCGCCAGCCCCGGGGAGCCTGCTGCCCACACAGGGCGTTTTCTCCAAGGAGCCCAGGCCGTTGCTCTCGGGGTCCGGGGCCACCCGTGGGGTGCTGGGCTCCTTGTGCCCAGTCAGCGGCTCCCCTTCTCTACCAGCCCCGTTGCTGTGGGCggggctgccccctggctgctcctcccGCCTCCCACCCGAGGCTGCCCAGGATTTTTGTGCAATATTGTGCAAATCAATGTCAAGTAGATTTTGGCTGCTAGCCCTTTCCTCCCTCTGGGCCCCGTTCCCCTCCACAGgctgctccctggctccagccagccaggggaactccctgccccgcACTGAGCCACAGGCTCGGGGACTCCCCAGGGGGCCATCCCCAAGCTGGGCAGGGCGACTGTCTCTCATGTGCAAAGTGCTGCAAGCTGTGTGCtgtggccaggaggaggcagccTCCCGCAATCTGTCCTCTCTGCAGGCCCTGGGGCTGCCCTCCCGGGCCCCTGCCCGGCCAGGGCTGCCTTCACATCGGTGCTCCACCACTCGTAGGCCGCTGTGGGAGAAGTGCTGGGCCGAGCCGCAAAGGGACAGCTCCTCCACCAGCAGCCCGTCCTCCAAGGCGTCATCGTCTGGGGagtcctggccagggggcagctcCCCAGGGACCCCGTCCTGCCTGGCCTCAGCCCCCGTACCCCCCCAGTGGGCTCGCTTGGGATCCCGCCCAGCCTCCGGAGCCCACTGCTCTGGGTACCCTCTCTTGATGGCCTGTCGCCCACCCCCGGCTCTCTGGTCTGCCGGCTCAGAGGAGCTGGAGAGGTGGGAGAAGATGGAGACCTGGTAAACCTTCTGGCGCTTGATCTCTGTCTTGTTGTAGCCCATCACGATGCTGCGGCGGGGGCAGCGCTCTGGGGCGGGCTCCAAGGCCGCCTGGCCGCCTGGCCGGGACAGGCCCGAGTCCGTGCCATGCTCCTGGGGGAGGGACGCCTCAGCATGGATGTGCCGCATGGAGCCTTAGTGGGCTGGACCCCAACCAGAGCCAAAGACGAAACAGCCCATAAAGCGGCAGGGAAGGGGGTACGGTGTCACGAGGTCACGGGGCTGAAGAAAGGGGGTGGTGTGTCAGACCCCTTCCCTCCGGACAAGCCCTCCGCTACGGAGTGCACTGCAGCGCCGCAtctgtggggagcagaggggaggggatcaGCCTCTGGGACccggcccagccacccctccctgGCGCTTCAGGCTCCGCTCCTGCCCCAGGCGGCCCAGCAGGGTGGTGCAGAGGCCCACAGACTGCCCTAGCCCAGgtctcccccacccagggccagGCCCACAGGAGGAGCAGCGCGGGCCAGCTCTCCAGAAggcctggaggtgggggagggttaCCAAGCCCCAGAGGAAAGGAGGCTGCTGAGGCCTACAGGAGTCTATGCCACCCCGCAGGGACCATGCTGGGACTCAGAGGAGTCCCTGGCTGGGCCAGTCAGTGCTGGAACGCATGGGGGACAAGGCCAACACACACCCGGTCGTGCCTCAGCTAACACAGGAACCGGGCAGGCCTCAAGGGAGCAAGCCAATGCTCAGTACCCCTTTGCTTTAGAAGCCAGTGCAGGCTGCCAAGCCGTCATCTCCCCGATCACTTGCTCAGGCCGCGCGCGGCTGGGCACTCACCACCCACCCCTCGCCGAGCagctctcctgccccagcagcagaCGGTCGTTGGCACAGCTAGCTGGAGACACCTGCCATCCGGGCACCCCCCAGAAGCGGCGCGGCTGCCGAGGAATGGCTCCCACCATCACGGGCGTCGGGCTCTGCCTCCAAATCACCGCAGGGGCCTGGCTGGCTCTCGGGCCTgttcagcagcagcactaatggggaaaggagagggagggttAACGCtggcagagggagcagggggtggatcgCTTGGACAGATGGGAACCTGGGGAGGACACAAGGGCAGGCGACACAACCAGGCTGGCCCATGTGCAGCCCACAGCCCCCTCGCCTGAAACAGAGGCCAGGGCACGGAGCCTAGAGCTACCCTTCCACTGGGATTCATAGGCACTGGTGGGGACAGGAAGCTCCCTCTTCCTAGACCTGGGGGCtggagaaggagaggagaggccaggccacagggagtgggggaagcagtAGGACCGGGGGCATTAGAAGATTCACTGGGTGGGTGGAGACCTGCCATTACAGGACCCGTGGCTGACATGCCCGGCTGCCTGGGACACAGCCTCAAGGGGCACCTGCTGGCCCATCGGACCTGGCATTCCCCGTAATAAAAGGCCCCATCGTCTGATGCAAAGCAAGAAGCCTGTCCATGCTGGGGGCAAGTCAGGATGGATCCTTACCAGCTTCGGCCGGCGCACAGACCACAGGCCTTGCGCTCAGCCAGCACTCACCTGTTGCTCCAAGGCAACCTCCATGGGCTAGGCAGGactgcagggcagcagcaggcgGACCCCGCGCAGCATCGCTTCAGCCACTGCAGCAACGGCTGCAGGCTCACAATCCCACCAGCACGTCAGACATGGCACCTGGGTGGAGAGACAGAGactcagccccagagcaccccacACAGCCTGGCTGACACTAAACACACACTACCCTCCACAGCTCATCCCCTCCCTAAAGGAGGCAGCCCACCAGGGGCAGCTCGGAGGGAGCAGGTCCCTTAGTGTGTCCTATTCCACTGGGCAAATTCAAATTGCTTCCCCCTGTGAGTTCAGTGCCACTGGAAGGGGTGGACTGAGTGCCCAGGACAGAGGACGGAGCAGACCACAGCAGGACAGCCACGCCAGCCATGCGTCAGGACTGGCAGGAACGACCCCCTGGGCAAAGAGAAGCGAGTGCCAGCGCTGGCCCATTCAGTGGCTGGCCTCGCTCCTGTGGAGGCTCCCAGCAAGGGGGCCAGTGGAGGTGACTGTCTGGGGGCTGCGGAGATCAGTCCCGCTGGGCGTAGGTAAATACATCTGTGTGTTACACCCAAGTGCTGGGACCGCTGGGCCTCCCAAAGGCAGTGACCAACCTGATTCAAACCCGGCGAGCTGCGAAATGGAAGCCAATCTCCCAACCTGGGGCTGGATTAGAGCCGGTGGCGCCTAGAGGGGAAatgccccgtgtcccattccatacccgagccagccagtccccacccacCGGATTGGAACCAGTACCCTAGAGACACAGAGTACACAGCCCTTCCCGACACATGGGATCAGAGTGGAAACGAGACGGTGAGAAAGCCCCAGATCCTAGTGGCCTACAGGCAATGCCCACAGTAAGACGTCATAGGAAAGATACAAGGACGTTTCCAAAAGTATCCTTGCCCCGGGCACATCCCAGCTCCTTGGCTCCGTCACTGGGATTGGAAGTTCTCAGGATCGGGGCCTGGTGTTACGCTCTCACGTTCGGCACCCAGCACAGCGCAGGAGCTGGacaagcagccagccagcccttccccacTTTTCTAATGGTGCCTGAAATGAACCCGGCCTTTCCGCTCCCTCCCCTGGTTGTGCACCAGCACCAGAAACACCGTCAGCGGAGCGGGGGCAAGAGCTGCAGGGAATTCAACTACTGCCACGGCTCAGCTTGGCCTGCTGGCTTCCCGGCCTCCCGAACCtaggaagcagaggggaagatACACAGAAGTGCTTTTTAGACTCGCGAGGACAGAGCCACGCTGCAGCAGGCCGACCGAGGATCTAAAGCGCAGTAGGGCGATGGCCAGAGGGAAATCCCAGCCCCTTTCCGATCCCCCACCCAGAGCGTGACGGAGCTAGCGGAGGGGCGAGAGGTGTGCAGGCCCTGTCCACACCTCCAGGCTATGCTCATCCCCCACCTGGCTGGGGATGGAGAACTGGGATGCCAGGAGTGCTGCAGGGGTGGGATTCTGCCCAGGGTGCCAGGGCTTGGATGGGAGGAATATCCAGGCCCTCCGGGAAGTAGCATTAGTGACTCAGCAGGGTCGATCGTCCCGCCAAGGCAGTGCGGTGCTAGGGGCACTACgcagctgggggtgctgccgttCACAGGACTTAAAACCCAGGCGTTGAAGACGTGCGTCCGTTCTGACATAGCCAGCGGAGGGGAGAACAGTCAGGTTAGGCTTGGGCAATTACACTCTACATCCCAATTTCCCCCCTGCACTTACAGCTCTTCACGTCGCCCCCCCAAGCTCTCGTGCAGCATTGCTGCGAGCTGTTCGAATCTGCATGTCctaccccagaagcagctgcattttagGTGTGTCACGCCATGGAGATAGCATAATAGACAACAGTCCTAGGGCAGACCCGGCTCAGATGTCCAGCTTCCCGTAGCGCACCCCGGTCACCAGATGCAATGCGACATGGGACCCAGTCAACACACCCACCCGTCGCTTCTCCGCCGGCTGCAGGCTAAAggctggggccgggccaggccagcaTGTCTGCGTGAGCTTGGGGCAGGAAGGAACGTTACCAACCAGACAGCAGCGGGGGCCAGCTCAGcctgcaagcagcagcagctcctgaagCCAGAAGCCCCTAGTCTGGTTTTTTACAGCCAAGCCCGGCGAGCAGCACCAGCTCTGAGCGCTGCTCAGGGACCTCGGGCTGCCTGCTGGCCCCTGTCCCTTCCTGGCCAGGAGAGACCGGCTGCAGCACTGACCACATTCTTCCTGCAGGGGCTGGCCTCTGATGGCTGCACCGACCTCTCTACCTACGCCTGCTAGTGGCTGATCAGCGACCCCCCTcgccacccccactctgcccatcaCTGCCGCCCTCGGGGATCTCACAGGGCTGTGCCACTGCTGAGGCTCCCCCTCCTTTCAGGCACACCGTGAAATCACCTCATTCCCATTCCCTCCGAGGGGACGACAGGCAAGCTGCACGGCAGGTCAGACCTAGGCTCAGCAGGAACCAGGTACCTACGTGGGCAGGAATCAAGCCCTGGAGGCTGCATGCAGGGTGGGCCGAGGAGCTGGGCAAGGCCAGCTGTGGGTCAGTGCGGCTCCGTCCCGGAGGGTCTGGCACTGCTCCTCCCCACACCAGAGACCCAGCCAGCCTGCAGTGGCACTTGGCTGTTTACggcacccagcccctccctgctacAGCCTGTAACCCTTATATAGAGCGAGCAGCGCACAGCACGGGGCACCAGGAACTCCCACGCTCCGCAGCACTGACAGacaggcagggacagggagccggcaccctcccctcccccagaggcagGCCTCCTGCAGTCCTGCCTGCAGGGAGCTACGGGGAGCCCCCCAGCCGGTAGCTCACTTCCCACCTCCAGCCCCGCTGCAGCACACCTGGGCTGGGGTTAACCACCCTTCCCCCACGAGCCCAGGCAGGCGGTGCAATTTCACGGGAGTTTAGCCCAAGCTGTTGCTAAGGCCGGGGCTGGGTCACACGcactcctccccctgccagctcccagccccggctccctcCTACGGGGCTGGGGGCACGCAGGGCAGCTGCGGCGCTCCTGGATGGATGcagggccccagcctggcctgctGGAAGTACCCAGCCAGACAGGGTGTTTACATGGGCCACGAATGGAGCAAGGAGCTCCCAGCtttgccccaacccccccaccctccaaggcCCCAGAGCAGACCCCTCAGGGCTTCGGTCTGACCATGCCTGGTGCACCCGAGTCCGGACCTCGCCATAAGGGAATGGGCAGCAGCCTGTGCTCCCTCGCTGGCAGAGCACCGCtcaccttcc is a window of Malaclemys terrapin pileata isolate rMalTer1 chromosome 6, rMalTer1.hap1, whole genome shotgun sequence DNA encoding:
- the ATOSB gene encoding atos homolog protein B, producing MRHIHAEASLPQEHGTDSGLSRPGGQAALEPAPERCPRRSIVMGYNKTEIKRQKVYQVSIFSHLSSSSEPADQRAGGGRQAIKRGYPEQWAPEAGRDPKRAHWGGTGAEARQDGVPGELPPGQDSPDDDALEDGLLVEELSLCGSAQHFSHSGLRVVEHRCEGSPGRAGAREGSPRACREDRLREAASSWPQHTACSTLHMRDSRPAQLGDGPLGSPRACGSVRGREFPWLAGAREQPVEGNGAQREERASSQNLLDIDLHNIAQKSWAASGGRREEQPGGSPAHSNGAGREGEPLTGHKEPSTPRVAPDPESNGLGSLEKTPCVGSRLPGAGGGSCAAKRKLLPSGEGVADSCSEDESVVPARKKRVPLCHPILTACRSTDAKGAPFWNHLLPGAKSSAGGTAVGRRLKRGLRLKSRHLRSSLRKGPVGTRPSAASWATTSISHALLGNFEESILKGRFAPSGRIEGFTAEIGASGSYCPQHATLPVDVTYFDISEHSAPSPFLGVIDLEALGKKGYSVPKAGTIQVTLFNPNKTVVKMFLVTYDFQDMPANHMTFLRHRIFLVPVGEEGPGETPSDPACASPPRRVLCYLMHLRFHSSKSGKIYLHDDIRLLFSRKSIEVDSGIPYELKSFTEMPRNPCYSPRA